A section of the Hevea brasiliensis isolate MT/VB/25A 57/8 chromosome 17, ASM3005281v1, whole genome shotgun sequence genome encodes:
- the LOC110663179 gene encoding omega-6 fatty acid desaturase, chloroplastic isoform X1 — translation MGCRIADSVFLFVNPKPGQIRSQRITTHLSPGIHHSTWDGLLQKGEKEKHGLFHLRRTKPVQAVAVPVVPSSADSAQYRKQLAESYGFRQIGEPLPRNITLKEIIDTLPKKVFEIDDVKAWKSVLISATSYALGLFMISKAPWYLLPLAWAWTGTAVTGFFVVGHDCAHKSFSRNKLVEDIVGTLAFLPLIYPYEPWRFKHDRHHAKTNMLVGDTAWHPILKEEFDSSPLFRKAIIYGYGPFRPWMSIAHWLMWHFDIKKFRPNEVKRVKISLACVFAFMAIGWPLIIYKTGIMGWIKFWLMPWLGYHFWMSTFTMVHHTAPHIPFKSSEEWNAAQAQLNGTVHCDYPHWIEVLCHDISVHIPHHISARIPSYNLRAAHKSIQDNWGKYLNEATWNWRLMKTIMTMCHVYDKDENYIAFDKLASEESQPITFLKRVMPDYA, via the exons ATGGGTTGCAGAATTGCTGATTCTGTTTTCCTCTTCGTG AACCCCAAACCGGGGCAAATCCGGAGTCAGAGGATTACTACCCATTTATCTCCAG GCATTCATCACTCGACATGGGACGGGCTTCTTCAGAAAGGAGAGAAAGAGAAACATGGTTTATTCCACTTGAGAAGGACCAAACCTGTACAAGCAGTGGCAGTTCCAGTTGTACCATCTTCAGCAGACAGTGCTCAGTATAGAAAGCAGTTAGCAGAAAGTTACGGCTTCAGGCAAATTGGAGAACCACTTCCTAGAAATATTACATTAAAGGAAATCATTGATACTCTGCCCAAAAAG GTGTTTGAAATCGATGATGTGAAAGCATGGAAGTCAGTTTTAATATCAGCCACTTCATATGCATTGGGGCTCTTTATGATTTCAAAGGCCCCATGGTACCTACTTCCTCTGGCTTGGGCATGGACAGGGACTGCAGTAACTGGG TTTTTTGTTGTAGGACATGATTGTGCTCACAAGTCATTTTCAAGGAACAAATTAGTGGAAGACATTGTGGGAACTCTAGCCTTTCTGCCACTAATATACCCATATGAGCCATGGAGGTTTAAGCATGACAGGCATCATGCAAAAACCAACAT GTTGGTTGGGGATACAGCTTGGCATCCTATTTTGAAAGAAGAATTTGATTCATCTCCTCTGTTCCGCAAAGCAATTATATATGGATATGGCCCATTTCGGCCTTGGATGTCCATAGCTCACTG GTTGATGTGGCACTTTGACATAAAAAAGTTTAGAccaaatgaagttaaaagggtgaaGATAAGTTTGGCTTGTGTTTTTGCATTTATGGCAATTGGATGGCCATTGATTATCTATAAAACAGGGATCATGGGATGGATCAAGTTCTGGTTAATGCCATGGTTGGGCTATCACTTTTGG ATGAGTACGTTCACAATGGTGCATCATACAGCTCCACACATTCCTTTTAAATCTTCAGAGGAGTGGAATGCAGCTCAAGCCCAGCTTAATGGAACAGTTCATTGTGATTATCCTCATTG GATTGAGGTCCTCTGTCATGATATCAGTGTCCACATCCCCCACCATATTTCTGCAAGGATACCAAGCTATAATCTACGGGCAGCTCATAAATCTATTCAAGACAATTGGGGAAAG TATCTAAATGAGGCTACATGGAATTGGCGTTTAATGAAGACAATAATGACAATGTGCCATGTTTATGACAAGGATGAAAATTACATTGCTTTTGACAAGCTTGCCTCTGAAGAATCCCAACCAATTACATTCCTGAAA
- the LOC110663179 gene encoding omega-6 fatty acid desaturase, chloroplastic isoform X2: MGCRIADSVFLFVNPKPGQIRSQRITTHLSPGIHHSTWDGLLQKGEKEKHGLFHLRRTKPVQAVAVPVVPSSADSAQYRKQLAESYGFRQIGEPLPRNITLKEIIDTLPKKVFEIDDVKAWKSVLISATSYALGLFMISKAPWYLLPLAWAWTGTAVTGFFVVGHDCAHKSFSRNKLVEDIVGTLAFLPLIYPYEPWRFKHDRHHAKTNMLMWHFDIKKFRPNEVKRVKISLACVFAFMAIGWPLIIYKTGIMGWIKFWLMPWLGYHFWMSTFTMVHHTAPHIPFKSSEEWNAAQAQLNGTVHCDYPHWIEVLCHDISVHIPHHISARIPSYNLRAAHKSIQDNWGKYLNEATWNWRLMKTIMTMCHVYDKDENYIAFDKLASEESQPITFLKRVMPDYA; encoded by the exons ATGGGTTGCAGAATTGCTGATTCTGTTTTCCTCTTCGTG AACCCCAAACCGGGGCAAATCCGGAGTCAGAGGATTACTACCCATTTATCTCCAG GCATTCATCACTCGACATGGGACGGGCTTCTTCAGAAAGGAGAGAAAGAGAAACATGGTTTATTCCACTTGAGAAGGACCAAACCTGTACAAGCAGTGGCAGTTCCAGTTGTACCATCTTCAGCAGACAGTGCTCAGTATAGAAAGCAGTTAGCAGAAAGTTACGGCTTCAGGCAAATTGGAGAACCACTTCCTAGAAATATTACATTAAAGGAAATCATTGATACTCTGCCCAAAAAG GTGTTTGAAATCGATGATGTGAAAGCATGGAAGTCAGTTTTAATATCAGCCACTTCATATGCATTGGGGCTCTTTATGATTTCAAAGGCCCCATGGTACCTACTTCCTCTGGCTTGGGCATGGACAGGGACTGCAGTAACTGGG TTTTTTGTTGTAGGACATGATTGTGCTCACAAGTCATTTTCAAGGAACAAATTAGTGGAAGACATTGTGGGAACTCTAGCCTTTCTGCCACTAATATACCCATATGAGCCATGGAGGTTTAAGCATGACAGGCATCATGCAAAAACCAACAT GTTGATGTGGCACTTTGACATAAAAAAGTTTAGAccaaatgaagttaaaagggtgaaGATAAGTTTGGCTTGTGTTTTTGCATTTATGGCAATTGGATGGCCATTGATTATCTATAAAACAGGGATCATGGGATGGATCAAGTTCTGGTTAATGCCATGGTTGGGCTATCACTTTTGG ATGAGTACGTTCACAATGGTGCATCATACAGCTCCACACATTCCTTTTAAATCTTCAGAGGAGTGGAATGCAGCTCAAGCCCAGCTTAATGGAACAGTTCATTGTGATTATCCTCATTG GATTGAGGTCCTCTGTCATGATATCAGTGTCCACATCCCCCACCATATTTCTGCAAGGATACCAAGCTATAATCTACGGGCAGCTCATAAATCTATTCAAGACAATTGGGGAAAG TATCTAAATGAGGCTACATGGAATTGGCGTTTAATGAAGACAATAATGACAATGTGCCATGTTTATGACAAGGATGAAAATTACATTGCTTTTGACAAGCTTGCCTCTGAAGAATCCCAACCAATTACATTCCTGAAA